The following proteins come from a genomic window of Parambassis ranga chromosome 4, fParRan2.1, whole genome shotgun sequence:
- the reps2 gene encoding ralBP1-associated Eps domain-containing protein 2 isoform X1, whose product MDQESGAASAGSFISLNEHEQRYFSGLHSLCQADTSGKLSSSKVAELFKVSQLPPESLHKVTEVCGAKRLGYFGTPQFYVALKLLAAAQSGLPIRLESVTANLPLPRFVGLKNEPDMRYSSSIPPSIEAQGAPCGPASGAVTWTPAADRSTFRHLEANVDKKEQWSPPRSPCSSPPRSPLTYRSYPYAKQRNGVDAQIAYESKHSSRPMVQLEQHSSPSNYGTKPTAEHPAMARASSAERLDHQGVVDYTDDDPWRITEEQLEYYTNQFKSLQPDLGALILGAVAKNFFTKSKLPIPELSHIWELSDVDRDGALTFSEFCTAFHLIVARKNGYPLPETLPPTLRPGFMQPAEDIPNIAESAEPLIVFEDTQLRHSQVDRSVVERHQPSLPTIKQELTEESSQQDVGVKRGVTCQEKQTLQLGPFPERPEPPQELDPQMRMKTRPRSYSSTSFEDAMKKAEEPPTPPPRPQKTHSRASSLDLNKLFQQGAPGVKSGWLPPPPALPPRPPASQVPHFINVSEKTPQNKVQQPNFADFTHFREEEESSVKPEEQGPRSRFGPSTEDLTNTSKQDITAASHGQVPQKPIRRKYHPESQNLETPPPSAMPFPTPAKTSQKLLSRQKREIQMAIRKNKETNAVLTRLNSELQQQLKVVHQERVTLESQLELLRPLAST is encoded by the exons ATGGATCAGGAATCCGGTGCGGCGTCTGCGGGGAGTTTCATCTCCCTGAATGAACATGAGCAGAGGTATTTCTCAGGGCTCCACAGTCTGTGCCAGGCTGACACTTCAGGAAAACTGTCGTCCAGCAAAGTGGCAGAGCTCTTCAAGGTGTCTCAGCTACCTCCTGAATCCCTGCATAAA GTGACTGAGGTGTGTGGAGCAAAGCGTCTGGGTTACTTCGGTACACCTCAGTTCTACGTGGCCCTGAAGCTGCTTGCAGCCGCCCAGTCTGGTTTGCCCATCCGCCTGGAGAGTGTAACAGCCA ATCTACCTCTGCCCAGATTTGTTGGGCTGAAAAACGAACCTGACATGCGATACTCCAGCAGCATCCCTCCCAGCATAGAAGCTCAGGGGGCTCCGTGTGGGCCTGCATCCGGAGCTGTGACCTGGACTCCGGCTGCAGACAGGAGCACCTTCAGACACCTGGAGGCTAACGTTGACAAGAAG GAGCAATGGTCCCCACCACGGTCACCGTGTAGTTCTCCACCTCGCTCTCCACTGACCTACCGCAGCTACCCATACGCCAAGCAGAGAAATGGGGTTGATGCACAGATCG CCTATGAAAGCAAACATTCCTCACGGCCGATGGTTCAGCTGGAGCAGCACTCTTCACCCAGTAACTACGGGACCAAACCCACCGCTGAGCACCCAGCCATGGCTCGG GCTTCCTCAGCAGAGAGGCTTGATCATCAGGGTGTGGTGGACTACACTGATGATGACCCCTGGAGGATCACAGAGGAACAGCTGGAGTATTACACTAATCAGTTCAAAAGCCTGCAGCCTGACCTCGGGGCTCTGATCCTGG GGGCTGTAGCGAAGAACTTCTTCACAAAATCCAAGCTCCCAATACCTGAGCTCTCACACATTTG gGAGCTGAGTGATGTGGATAGGGATGGAGCTCTCACTTTCTCTGAGTTCTGCACAGCCTTTCACTTGATTGTGGCACGTAAGAACGGTTACCCCCTCCCAGAGACACTTCCTCCAACACTGCGGCCAGGCTTCATGCAGCCTGCGGAGGACATCCCCAATATTGCTGAA AGTGCAGAGCCTTTAATTGTCTTTGAGGATACACAACTGAGGCACAGTCAGGTG GATCGAAGCGTTGTAGAGAGACACCAGCCAAGCTTGCCCACGATAAAACAAGAGTTGACAGAAGAATCAAGTCAACAag ATGTAGGTGTGAAGAGGGGGGTGACATGTCAAGAGAAGCAGACACTTCAGCTGGGCCCTTTTCCTGAGAGGCCAG AACCTCCTCAGGAACTGGACCCACAGATGAGGATGAAAACCAGGCCAAG GTCTTACTCCAGCACTTCTTTTGAGGATGCTATGAAGAAGGCGGAGGAGCcgcccacccctcctcctcgaCCCCAGAAGACTCACTCCAGGGCCTCCTCGCTGGACCTCAACAAGCTCTTCCAACAGGGCGCTCCAG GGGTGAAAAGTGGATGGTTGCCGCCTCCTCCAGCCCTCCCTCCCAGACCGCCAGCCTCACAG GTTCCTCATTTCATCAATGTTTCAGAGAAGACACCCCAGAATAAAGTGCAGCAGCCAAACTTCGCTGACTTCACTCACTTCAGAGAAGAG GAAGAGAGCAGTGTGAAACCTGAAGAACAGGGTCCACGGTCTAGATTTGGACCAAGCACTGAAGACTTGACAAATACTTCAAAACAG gaCATCACTGCTGCGTCTCACGGCCAGGTGCCCCAGAAGCCCATTCGTAGGAAATACCACCCAGAGAGCCAAAACCTGGAGACCCCGCCTCCGTCTGCCATGCCATTTCCAACCCCGGCCAAAACTTCCCAAAA GCTGCTGTCCAGACAGAAGAGGGAGATCCAAATGGCGATCCGTAAGAACAAGGAAACCAACGCAGTGCTCACACGCCTCAACAGTGAGCTCCAACAGCAACTTAAG GTGGTTCACCAGGAGAGGGTCACATTAGAGTCCCAGCTGGAGCTCCTGCGGCCCCTGGCCTCAACGTGA
- the reps2 gene encoding ralBP1-associated Eps domain-containing protein 2 isoform X2 — protein sequence MDQESGAASAGSFISLNEHEQRYFSGLHSLCQADTSGKLSSSKVAELFKVSQLPPESLHKVTEVCGAKRLGYFGTPQFYVALKLLAAAQSGLPIRLESVTANLPLPRFVGLKNEPDMRYSSSIPPSIEAQGAPCGPASGAVTWTPAADRSTFRHLEANVDKKQWSPPRSPCSSPPRSPLTYRSYPYAKQRNGVDAQIAYESKHSSRPMVQLEQHSSPSNYGTKPTAEHPAMARASSAERLDHQGVVDYTDDDPWRITEEQLEYYTNQFKSLQPDLGALILGAVAKNFFTKSKLPIPELSHIWELSDVDRDGALTFSEFCTAFHLIVARKNGYPLPETLPPTLRPGFMQPAEDIPNIAESAEPLIVFEDTQLRHSQVDRSVVERHQPSLPTIKQELTEESSQQDVGVKRGVTCQEKQTLQLGPFPERPEPPQELDPQMRMKTRPRSYSSTSFEDAMKKAEEPPTPPPRPQKTHSRASSLDLNKLFQQGAPGVKSGWLPPPPALPPRPPASQVPHFINVSEKTPQNKVQQPNFADFTHFREEEESSVKPEEQGPRSRFGPSTEDLTNTSKQDITAASHGQVPQKPIRRKYHPESQNLETPPPSAMPFPTPAKTSQKLLSRQKREIQMAIRKNKETNAVLTRLNSELQQQLKVVHQERVTLESQLELLRPLAST from the exons ATGGATCAGGAATCCGGTGCGGCGTCTGCGGGGAGTTTCATCTCCCTGAATGAACATGAGCAGAGGTATTTCTCAGGGCTCCACAGTCTGTGCCAGGCTGACACTTCAGGAAAACTGTCGTCCAGCAAAGTGGCAGAGCTCTTCAAGGTGTCTCAGCTACCTCCTGAATCCCTGCATAAA GTGACTGAGGTGTGTGGAGCAAAGCGTCTGGGTTACTTCGGTACACCTCAGTTCTACGTGGCCCTGAAGCTGCTTGCAGCCGCCCAGTCTGGTTTGCCCATCCGCCTGGAGAGTGTAACAGCCA ATCTACCTCTGCCCAGATTTGTTGGGCTGAAAAACGAACCTGACATGCGATACTCCAGCAGCATCCCTCCCAGCATAGAAGCTCAGGGGGCTCCGTGTGGGCCTGCATCCGGAGCTGTGACCTGGACTCCGGCTGCAGACAGGAGCACCTTCAGACACCTGGAGGCTAACGTTGACAAGAAG CAATGGTCCCCACCACGGTCACCGTGTAGTTCTCCACCTCGCTCTCCACTGACCTACCGCAGCTACCCATACGCCAAGCAGAGAAATGGGGTTGATGCACAGATCG CCTATGAAAGCAAACATTCCTCACGGCCGATGGTTCAGCTGGAGCAGCACTCTTCACCCAGTAACTACGGGACCAAACCCACCGCTGAGCACCCAGCCATGGCTCGG GCTTCCTCAGCAGAGAGGCTTGATCATCAGGGTGTGGTGGACTACACTGATGATGACCCCTGGAGGATCACAGAGGAACAGCTGGAGTATTACACTAATCAGTTCAAAAGCCTGCAGCCTGACCTCGGGGCTCTGATCCTGG GGGCTGTAGCGAAGAACTTCTTCACAAAATCCAAGCTCCCAATACCTGAGCTCTCACACATTTG gGAGCTGAGTGATGTGGATAGGGATGGAGCTCTCACTTTCTCTGAGTTCTGCACAGCCTTTCACTTGATTGTGGCACGTAAGAACGGTTACCCCCTCCCAGAGACACTTCCTCCAACACTGCGGCCAGGCTTCATGCAGCCTGCGGAGGACATCCCCAATATTGCTGAA AGTGCAGAGCCTTTAATTGTCTTTGAGGATACACAACTGAGGCACAGTCAGGTG GATCGAAGCGTTGTAGAGAGACACCAGCCAAGCTTGCCCACGATAAAACAAGAGTTGACAGAAGAATCAAGTCAACAag ATGTAGGTGTGAAGAGGGGGGTGACATGTCAAGAGAAGCAGACACTTCAGCTGGGCCCTTTTCCTGAGAGGCCAG AACCTCCTCAGGAACTGGACCCACAGATGAGGATGAAAACCAGGCCAAG GTCTTACTCCAGCACTTCTTTTGAGGATGCTATGAAGAAGGCGGAGGAGCcgcccacccctcctcctcgaCCCCAGAAGACTCACTCCAGGGCCTCCTCGCTGGACCTCAACAAGCTCTTCCAACAGGGCGCTCCAG GGGTGAAAAGTGGATGGTTGCCGCCTCCTCCAGCCCTCCCTCCCAGACCGCCAGCCTCACAG GTTCCTCATTTCATCAATGTTTCAGAGAAGACACCCCAGAATAAAGTGCAGCAGCCAAACTTCGCTGACTTCACTCACTTCAGAGAAGAG GAAGAGAGCAGTGTGAAACCTGAAGAACAGGGTCCACGGTCTAGATTTGGACCAAGCACTGAAGACTTGACAAATACTTCAAAACAG gaCATCACTGCTGCGTCTCACGGCCAGGTGCCCCAGAAGCCCATTCGTAGGAAATACCACCCAGAGAGCCAAAACCTGGAGACCCCGCCTCCGTCTGCCATGCCATTTCCAACCCCGGCCAAAACTTCCCAAAA GCTGCTGTCCAGACAGAAGAGGGAGATCCAAATGGCGATCCGTAAGAACAAGGAAACCAACGCAGTGCTCACACGCCTCAACAGTGAGCTCCAACAGCAACTTAAG GTGGTTCACCAGGAGAGGGTCACATTAGAGTCCCAGCTGGAGCTCCTGCGGCCCCTGGCCTCAACGTGA
- the reps2 gene encoding ralBP1-associated Eps domain-containing protein 2 isoform X3 — translation MRYSSSIPPSIEAQGAPCGPASGAVTWTPAADRSTFRHLEANVDKKEQWSPPRSPCSSPPRSPLTYRSYPYAKQRNGVDAQIAYESKHSSRPMVQLEQHSSPSNYGTKPTAEHPAMARASSAERLDHQGVVDYTDDDPWRITEEQLEYYTNQFKSLQPDLGALILGAVAKNFFTKSKLPIPELSHIWELSDVDRDGALTFSEFCTAFHLIVARKNGYPLPETLPPTLRPGFMQPAEDIPNIAESAEPLIVFEDTQLRHSQVDRSVVERHQPSLPTIKQELTEESSQQDVGVKRGVTCQEKQTLQLGPFPERPEPPQELDPQMRMKTRPRSYSSTSFEDAMKKAEEPPTPPPRPQKTHSRASSLDLNKLFQQGAPGVKSGWLPPPPALPPRPPASQVPHFINVSEKTPQNKVQQPNFADFTHFREEEESSVKPEEQGPRSRFGPSTEDLTNTSKQDITAASHGQVPQKPIRRKYHPESQNLETPPPSAMPFPTPAKTSQKLLSRQKREIQMAIRKNKETNAVLTRLNSELQQQLKVVHQERVTLESQLELLRPLAST, via the exons ATGCGATACTCCAGCAGCATCCCTCCCAGCATAGAAGCTCAGGGGGCTCCGTGTGGGCCTGCATCCGGAGCTGTGACCTGGACTCCGGCTGCAGACAGGAGCACCTTCAGACACCTGGAGGCTAACGTTGACAAGAAG GAGCAATGGTCCCCACCACGGTCACCGTGTAGTTCTCCACCTCGCTCTCCACTGACCTACCGCAGCTACCCATACGCCAAGCAGAGAAATGGGGTTGATGCACAGATCG CCTATGAAAGCAAACATTCCTCACGGCCGATGGTTCAGCTGGAGCAGCACTCTTCACCCAGTAACTACGGGACCAAACCCACCGCTGAGCACCCAGCCATGGCTCGG GCTTCCTCAGCAGAGAGGCTTGATCATCAGGGTGTGGTGGACTACACTGATGATGACCCCTGGAGGATCACAGAGGAACAGCTGGAGTATTACACTAATCAGTTCAAAAGCCTGCAGCCTGACCTCGGGGCTCTGATCCTGG GGGCTGTAGCGAAGAACTTCTTCACAAAATCCAAGCTCCCAATACCTGAGCTCTCACACATTTG gGAGCTGAGTGATGTGGATAGGGATGGAGCTCTCACTTTCTCTGAGTTCTGCACAGCCTTTCACTTGATTGTGGCACGTAAGAACGGTTACCCCCTCCCAGAGACACTTCCTCCAACACTGCGGCCAGGCTTCATGCAGCCTGCGGAGGACATCCCCAATATTGCTGAA AGTGCAGAGCCTTTAATTGTCTTTGAGGATACACAACTGAGGCACAGTCAGGTG GATCGAAGCGTTGTAGAGAGACACCAGCCAAGCTTGCCCACGATAAAACAAGAGTTGACAGAAGAATCAAGTCAACAag ATGTAGGTGTGAAGAGGGGGGTGACATGTCAAGAGAAGCAGACACTTCAGCTGGGCCCTTTTCCTGAGAGGCCAG AACCTCCTCAGGAACTGGACCCACAGATGAGGATGAAAACCAGGCCAAG GTCTTACTCCAGCACTTCTTTTGAGGATGCTATGAAGAAGGCGGAGGAGCcgcccacccctcctcctcgaCCCCAGAAGACTCACTCCAGGGCCTCCTCGCTGGACCTCAACAAGCTCTTCCAACAGGGCGCTCCAG GGGTGAAAAGTGGATGGTTGCCGCCTCCTCCAGCCCTCCCTCCCAGACCGCCAGCCTCACAG GTTCCTCATTTCATCAATGTTTCAGAGAAGACACCCCAGAATAAAGTGCAGCAGCCAAACTTCGCTGACTTCACTCACTTCAGAGAAGAG GAAGAGAGCAGTGTGAAACCTGAAGAACAGGGTCCACGGTCTAGATTTGGACCAAGCACTGAAGACTTGACAAATACTTCAAAACAG gaCATCACTGCTGCGTCTCACGGCCAGGTGCCCCAGAAGCCCATTCGTAGGAAATACCACCCAGAGAGCCAAAACCTGGAGACCCCGCCTCCGTCTGCCATGCCATTTCCAACCCCGGCCAAAACTTCCCAAAA GCTGCTGTCCAGACAGAAGAGGGAGATCCAAATGGCGATCCGTAAGAACAAGGAAACCAACGCAGTGCTCACACGCCTCAACAGTGAGCTCCAACAGCAACTTAAG GTGGTTCACCAGGAGAGGGTCACATTAGAGTCCCAGCTGGAGCTCCTGCGGCCCCTGGCCTCAACGTGA
- the cltrn gene encoding collectrin isoform X1 codes for MINLSSEIAYDSVWTGLNILQSAIISAQLRFLLSLLLSVEMLEKIILLLCCSCAVAQHLCTPDASDGYKVRLSIKTALEGQAYEWNENEMFLFRATLAFAMRNHIREQKFEVSNIIVCNETPRVSFWFVVTSPESTSVLIGKEDVEEAVRKSRNRINSAFLLTDKTLEFIGILPTLAAPVDPDTPPWLIVFGVVMGIVGAGIILLLVSSVVQKKRKNEMTDDEENCEETRVKTVENGSVGEGVYNMSFSDDERFTQM; via the exons ATGATTAACCTCTCATCAGAGATAGCCTACGACTCAGTGTGGACAGGACTGAACATACTTCAATCAGCTATTATTTCTGCACAGCTAAG GTTTCTGCTCAGCCTCCTGTTGTCTGTGGAAATGTTGGAAAAAATCATTTTGCTGCTCTGTTGCTCGTGTGCTGTGGCCCAACATCTCTGTACACCAG ATGCTTCAGACGGCTACAAAGTACGACTCAGCATCAAAACTGCTCTGGAAGGTCAAGCT TATGAGtggaatgaaaatgaaatgttccTTTTCCGAGCAACGCTGGCTTTCGCCATGAGAAATCACATCCGGGAACAGAAGTttga AGTGTCCAACATCATTGTGTGTAATGAgactcccagagtgtccttctGGTTTGTGGTCACGTCCCCGGAGAGCACTTCCGTCCTTATTGGTAAAGAAGATGTGGAGGAGGCTGTCAG AAAATCCAGAAATCGCATCAACAGCGCCTTCCTGCTAACAGATAAAACTCTGGAGTTTATCGGCATCCTCCCCACCCTGGCAGCTCCGGTGGATCCTGACACCCCCCCATGGCTCATCGTGTTCGGGGTGGTCATGGGTATCGTGGGTGCAGGCATCATCCTCCTGCTGGTGTCCTCTGTGGTCCAAAAGAAACG AAAGAACGAGATGACAGACGATGAGGAAAACTGTGAAGAGACCAGGGTGAAAACGGTGGAGAACGGCTCTGTGGGGGAGGGTGTTTACAACATGTCATTCTCAGATGATGAGAGGTTCACACAGATGTAA
- the cltrn gene encoding collectrin isoform X2, with protein sequence MDYFRFLLSLLLSVEMLEKIILLLCCSCAVAQHLCTPDASDGYKVRLSIKTALEGQAYEWNENEMFLFRATLAFAMRNHIREQKFEVSNIIVCNETPRVSFWFVVTSPESTSVLIGKEDVEEAVRKSRNRINSAFLLTDKTLEFIGILPTLAAPVDPDTPPWLIVFGVVMGIVGAGIILLLVSSVVQKKRKNEMTDDEENCEETRVKTVENGSVGEGVYNMSFSDDERFTQM encoded by the exons ATGGATTACTTCAG GTTTCTGCTCAGCCTCCTGTTGTCTGTGGAAATGTTGGAAAAAATCATTTTGCTGCTCTGTTGCTCGTGTGCTGTGGCCCAACATCTCTGTACACCAG ATGCTTCAGACGGCTACAAAGTACGACTCAGCATCAAAACTGCTCTGGAAGGTCAAGCT TATGAGtggaatgaaaatgaaatgttccTTTTCCGAGCAACGCTGGCTTTCGCCATGAGAAATCACATCCGGGAACAGAAGTttga AGTGTCCAACATCATTGTGTGTAATGAgactcccagagtgtccttctGGTTTGTGGTCACGTCCCCGGAGAGCACTTCCGTCCTTATTGGTAAAGAAGATGTGGAGGAGGCTGTCAG AAAATCCAGAAATCGCATCAACAGCGCCTTCCTGCTAACAGATAAAACTCTGGAGTTTATCGGCATCCTCCCCACCCTGGCAGCTCCGGTGGATCCTGACACCCCCCCATGGCTCATCGTGTTCGGGGTGGTCATGGGTATCGTGGGTGCAGGCATCATCCTCCTGCTGGTGTCCTCTGTGGTCCAAAAGAAACG AAAGAACGAGATGACAGACGATGAGGAAAACTGTGAAGAGACCAGGGTGAAAACGGTGGAGAACGGCTCTGTGGGGGAGGGTGTTTACAACATGTCATTCTCAGATGATGAGAGGTTCACACAGATGTAA
- the cltrn gene encoding collectrin isoform X3: protein MLEKIILLLCCSCAVAQHLCTPDASDGYKVRLSIKTALEGQAYEWNENEMFLFRATLAFAMRNHIREQKFEVSNIIVCNETPRVSFWFVVTSPESTSVLIGKEDVEEAVRKSRNRINSAFLLTDKTLEFIGILPTLAAPVDPDTPPWLIVFGVVMGIVGAGIILLLVSSVVQKKRKNEMTDDEENCEETRVKTVENGSVGEGVYNMSFSDDERFTQM from the exons ATGTTGGAAAAAATCATTTTGCTGCTCTGTTGCTCGTGTGCTGTGGCCCAACATCTCTGTACACCAG ATGCTTCAGACGGCTACAAAGTACGACTCAGCATCAAAACTGCTCTGGAAGGTCAAGCT TATGAGtggaatgaaaatgaaatgttccTTTTCCGAGCAACGCTGGCTTTCGCCATGAGAAATCACATCCGGGAACAGAAGTttga AGTGTCCAACATCATTGTGTGTAATGAgactcccagagtgtccttctGGTTTGTGGTCACGTCCCCGGAGAGCACTTCCGTCCTTATTGGTAAAGAAGATGTGGAGGAGGCTGTCAG AAAATCCAGAAATCGCATCAACAGCGCCTTCCTGCTAACAGATAAAACTCTGGAGTTTATCGGCATCCTCCCCACCCTGGCAGCTCCGGTGGATCCTGACACCCCCCCATGGCTCATCGTGTTCGGGGTGGTCATGGGTATCGTGGGTGCAGGCATCATCCTCCTGCTGGTGTCCTCTGTGGTCCAAAAGAAACG AAAGAACGAGATGACAGACGATGAGGAAAACTGTGAAGAGACCAGGGTGAAAACGGTGGAGAACGGCTCTGTGGGGGAGGGTGTTTACAACATGTCATTCTCAGATGATGAGAGGTTCACACAGATGTAA